The Streptomyces tendae genome has a window encoding:
- a CDS encoding nitrite/sulfite reductase — MAATPQKPAAAQKPGAANPRRKVSRHRGEGQWAVGHLTPLNGNEQFKKDDDGLNVRTRIETIYSKRGFDSIDPNDLRGRMRWWGLYTQRKPGIDGGKTAILEPEELDDKYFMLRVRIDGGALTTRQLRVVGEISQEFARGTADLTDRQNVQYHWIRIEDVPAIWERLEGVGLSTVTACGDTPRVMIGSPVAGIAEDEIIDGTPALEEMKRRVLGNKAYSNLPRKFKTAISGSPVLDVVHEINDVAFVGVRHPEHGPGFDLWVGGGLSTNPKLGVRLGAWVPIEDVPDVYEGVLSIFRDYGYRRLRNRARLKFLVADWGAEKFRQVLEDEYLKRELTDGPAPEQPSQLWRDHIGVHRQKDGRFYVGFAPRVGRVDGTTLTKIADVAEAHGSGRVRTTVEQKMIILDVEESQVDSLVESLEALDLSARPSPFRRGTMACTGIEFCKLAIVETKARGASLIDELERRMPDFEEPITINLNGCPNACARIQVADIGLKGQLVLNDEGEQVEGYQVHLGGALGLEAGFGRKVRGLKVTADELPDYVERVLGRFQAERADGERFAAWVTRASEEALS; from the coding sequence ATGGCCGCCACCCCGCAGAAGCCTGCCGCCGCGCAGAAGCCTGGCGCCGCGAACCCCCGCCGCAAGGTGAGCCGTCACCGCGGCGAGGGGCAGTGGGCCGTGGGGCACCTCACCCCCCTCAACGGCAACGAGCAGTTCAAGAAGGACGACGACGGTCTCAATGTGCGGACACGCATTGAGACGATCTACTCCAAGCGGGGCTTCGACTCGATCGACCCCAACGACCTGCGCGGCCGGATGCGGTGGTGGGGGCTGTACACCCAGCGCAAGCCGGGGATCGACGGCGGCAAGACCGCGATCCTGGAGCCGGAGGAGCTGGACGACAAGTACTTCATGCTGCGGGTACGCATCGACGGCGGCGCCCTGACCACCCGCCAACTGCGGGTGGTCGGTGAGATTTCGCAGGAGTTCGCGCGCGGCACGGCCGACCTGACCGACCGGCAGAACGTCCAGTACCACTGGATCCGCATCGAGGACGTGCCCGCGATCTGGGAGCGGCTGGAGGGCGTCGGCCTGTCCACCGTCACCGCCTGCGGCGACACGCCCCGCGTGATGATCGGCTCCCCCGTCGCCGGCATCGCCGAGGACGAGATCATCGACGGCACCCCCGCGCTGGAGGAGATGAAGCGCCGCGTCCTGGGCAACAAGGCGTACTCGAACCTGCCGCGCAAGTTCAAGACGGCCATCTCCGGTTCGCCGGTGCTCGACGTGGTCCACGAGATCAACGACGTGGCGTTCGTCGGCGTCCGCCACCCCGAGCACGGGCCGGGCTTCGACCTGTGGGTCGGCGGCGGCCTGTCCACCAACCCCAAGCTGGGTGTGCGGCTGGGCGCCTGGGTGCCGATCGAGGACGTGCCGGACGTCTACGAGGGCGTCCTGTCCATCTTCCGCGACTACGGCTACCGCCGGCTGCGCAACCGCGCCCGGCTGAAGTTCCTGGTCGCCGACTGGGGCGCGGAGAAGTTCCGGCAGGTGCTGGAGGACGAGTACCTGAAGCGCGAGCTGACCGACGGGCCCGCGCCCGAGCAGCCCTCGCAGCTGTGGCGCGACCACATCGGCGTGCACCGCCAGAAGGACGGCCGCTTCTACGTCGGCTTCGCGCCGCGCGTCGGCCGTGTCGACGGCACCACCCTCACCAAGATCGCGGACGTCGCGGAGGCGCACGGCTCGGGCCGGGTGCGGACCACCGTCGAACAGAAGATGATCATTCTCGACGTCGAGGAGTCCCAGGTCGACTCCCTGGTGGAGTCCCTGGAGGCGCTGGACCTCAGCGCCCGCCCCTCGCCGTTCCGGCGCGGCACCATGGCCTGCACCGGCATCGAGTTCTGCAAGCTCGCCATCGTCGAGACCAAGGCGCGCGGCGCCTCGCTGATCGACGAACTGGAGCGCCGCATGCCGGACTTCGAGGAACCGATCACCATCAACCTCAACGGCTGCCCGAACGCCTGCGCCCGTATCCAGGTGGCGGACATCGGTCTCAAAGGGCAGCTGGTACTGAACGACGAGGGCGAGCAGGTCGAGGGCTACCAGGTGCACCTCGGCGGCGCCCTGGGTCTGGAGGCCGGCTTCGGCCGCAAGGTGCGCGGCCTGAAGGTCACCGCGGACGAGCTGCCCGACTACGTGGAGCGGGTGCTGGGGCGTTTCCAGGCGGAGCGCGCGGACGGCGAGCGGTTCGCCGCCTGGGTCACCCGGGCCTCCGAGGAGGCCCTGTCATGA
- a CDS encoding putative leader peptide, whose translation MRHGCPHFGRRWTASRSPCQASVMPGTGIALVSRRHVDLGRMSSAICPAR comes from the coding sequence ATGAGACATGGGTGTCCGCATTTCGGAAGACGGTGGACTGCCTCCAGATCGCCGTGCCAGGCTTCCGTCATGCCTGGAACTGGAATCGCCTTGGTGAGTCGGCGGCACGTCGACCTCGGCCGCATGTCCAGCGCCATCTGTCCGGCGCGCTGA
- a CDS encoding GNAT family N-acetyltransferase: MTTISVTTWSLEQTAPTDLRPAAVPEGDVRVVRSEVPSPEFSRFLYASVGGDIRWTDRLAWPYARWREHLDRPGVETWVAYDRGTPAGYVELEAQQEGVVEILYFGLLPAFRGRRIGGHLLSYGVARGWDLADRWPGLKPTTRVWLHTCSKDGEHAMDNYRRRGFRLFDTKVEEEPEVTTPGPWPGAYSA, encoded by the coding sequence ATGACGACCATCTCCGTGACCACCTGGTCCCTGGAGCAGACCGCGCCCACCGATCTCCGTCCGGCCGCCGTGCCGGAGGGGGACGTACGGGTGGTCCGCTCCGAGGTGCCCTCCCCCGAGTTCAGCCGGTTCCTCTACGCCTCGGTGGGCGGGGACATCCGCTGGACCGACCGGCTTGCCTGGCCGTACGCGCGGTGGCGGGAGCACCTGGACCGGCCGGGTGTGGAGACGTGGGTTGCCTACGACCGCGGCACGCCGGCCGGGTACGTGGAGCTGGAGGCGCAGCAGGAGGGGGTCGTCGAGATCCTCTACTTCGGGCTGCTGCCGGCCTTCCGGGGCCGCCGCATCGGCGGGCACCTGCTGTCGTACGGCGTGGCGCGCGGCTGGGACCTGGCGGACCGGTGGCCGGGGCTGAAGCCGACCACCCGGGTGTGGCTGCACACGTGCAGCAAGGACGGCGAGCATGCCATGGACAACTATCGGCGGCGGGGCTTCCGGCTGTTCGACACCAAGGTCGAGGAGGAGCCGGAGGTGACCACGCCGGGTCCCTGGCCGGGCGCGTACTCCGCCTGA
- a CDS encoding GAF domain-containing protein has protein sequence MALSPTDVRHLTAVDTRRAARVLSEVRSAALSGRPAPLAPRPVIGQSWERVRRSGVDPDRGLRSGLLPMDEVRRRRESSALRHVLPVLREGLLSVADVAHHIMVVADDDGRVLWREGSAPVLRKADVLGFEIGADWREDVVGTNGVGTPAVTGRPVQVFASEHFVRSHATWTCAGAPITDPRDGRLIGVVDVSGPLETMHPATLAWVDSVAKLAEARLREMHVRSLERLRAVAAPVLARTDGRALVVDRHGWTAAVTGMPYTERLALPKSLSAGLRRLPALGRCSLEPLAGGWLVRAADEPAPRAASRIVLDLGEPRRRSVRVSDGAGSWTRELSPRHAELLYLLAVHRAGRSAADLARDVFGDPARTVTVRAEMSRVRRYLGSLLEHRPYRFTESAEVKVVLPDDSGDLFARTATAGTASAPVRGSG, from the coding sequence GTGGCGCTCTCGCCGACGGACGTGAGGCATCTGACCGCCGTCGACACCCGGCGCGCGGCGCGGGTGCTCAGCGAGGTCCGTTCCGCCGCGCTGTCCGGGCGGCCCGCGCCTCTCGCTCCCCGTCCGGTGATCGGACAGTCCTGGGAGCGGGTGCGGCGCAGCGGGGTGGACCCGGACCGCGGACTGCGCAGCGGGCTGCTGCCCATGGACGAGGTGCGCAGGCGGCGGGAGTCGTCGGCGTTGCGGCACGTGCTGCCGGTGCTGCGGGAGGGACTGCTGTCGGTCGCGGACGTCGCCCACCACATCATGGTGGTGGCGGACGACGACGGCCGGGTGCTGTGGCGGGAGGGCAGCGCGCCGGTGCTGCGCAAGGCGGACGTGCTGGGCTTCGAAATCGGCGCGGACTGGCGTGAGGACGTCGTCGGCACCAACGGGGTGGGCACGCCGGCGGTGACCGGGCGCCCCGTGCAGGTCTTCGCCTCCGAGCACTTCGTGCGGTCGCACGCCACCTGGACGTGCGCGGGCGCGCCGATCACCGATCCGCGCGACGGGCGGCTGATCGGCGTGGTGGACGTGAGCGGGCCGCTGGAGACGATGCACCCGGCGACGCTGGCCTGGGTGGACTCGGTGGCGAAGCTGGCCGAGGCGCGGCTGCGGGAGATGCACGTACGGTCGCTGGAGCGGCTGCGCGCGGTGGCGGCGCCGGTGCTGGCCCGGACCGACGGCCGGGCGCTGGTGGTGGACCGGCACGGGTGGACGGCGGCGGTGACCGGAATGCCGTACACCGAGCGGCTGGCGCTGCCCAAGTCGCTGTCGGCGGGCCTGCGCCGGCTGCCGGCGCTGGGCCGGTGCTCGCTCGAACCGCTCGCCGGGGGCTGGCTGGTGCGGGCGGCGGACGAGCCGGCGCCCCGGGCCGCGAGCCGGATCGTGCTGGACCTGGGCGAGCCGCGCCGCCGCTCGGTGCGGGTGTCCGACGGCGCGGGCTCGTGGACCCGGGAACTGAGCCCGCGGCACGCCGAGTTGCTGTACCTGCTGGCGGTGCACCGCGCGGGCCGCAGCGCGGCCGACCTGGCCCGGGACGTCTTCGGCGACCCGGCCCGTACGGTGACGGTGCGCGCGGAGATGTCGCGCGTCCGGCGCTACCTGGGGTCGCTGCTGGAGCACCGCCCCTACCGGTTCACGGAGTCCGCCGAGGTGAAGGTGGTCCTCCCGGACGACTCCGGCGACCTCTTCGCCCGTACGGCGACGGCCGGCACCGCGTCTGCGCCGGTGCGTGGTTCGGGCTGA
- a CDS encoding acyl-CoA dehydrogenase family protein yields MAGITHSVTNQAPPLVQYDVFGSDRALVEAVERHLAPEVRDDGLAELSALGHTAGSAQVQEWGVQANENPPRLRTHDRYGRRIDEVEFHPAWHRLLGKGVSAGLTAAWGRPGGHVRRAAAFLMWTQVEAGNGCPLSMTHASVPALRTDPALAAEWEPRLTSVIYDRALRPPGQKPGALFGMGMTEKQGGSDVRANTTAARPLAEDGTYALTGHKWFCSAPMSDAFLVLAQAPGGLTCFLVPRVLEDGSRNVFLLQRLKDKLGNRSNASAEVEFDGTWARRVGEEGQGVRTIIGMVAATRLDCALGSAGLMRQAVAQAVHHCAYREAFGGKLADKPLMRNVLADLALESEAATTLALRLAAAYDDGGEQERALLRIAVPAAKYWVTKRCAPVAVEAAECLGGNGYVEESGMPRLVRESPLNSIWEGAGNVQALDVLRALRREPAALDAYLREVGKARGADHRLDAAIKDLLTDLADLEGVEGRARRLTERLALVLQGSLLVRHAPPEVADAFCAGRLGGDAGSAFGTLPYTLNLASVVERARPLS; encoded by the coding sequence ATGGCAGGCATCACGCACTCCGTGACCAACCAGGCTCCGCCGCTCGTCCAGTACGACGTGTTCGGCTCCGACCGGGCGCTGGTGGAGGCGGTCGAGCGGCACCTGGCGCCCGAGGTGCGCGACGACGGGCTGGCGGAGCTCTCGGCCCTGGGGCACACGGCGGGGTCCGCGCAGGTGCAGGAGTGGGGGGTGCAGGCCAACGAGAACCCGCCGCGGCTGCGCACCCACGACCGCTACGGCCGGCGGATCGACGAGGTCGAGTTCCACCCGGCCTGGCACCGGCTGCTCGGCAAGGGCGTCTCGGCGGGGCTGACGGCGGCGTGGGGGCGGCCCGGCGGGCATGTGCGGCGGGCGGCGGCCTTCCTGATGTGGACGCAGGTCGAGGCGGGCAACGGCTGCCCGCTGTCGATGACCCACGCGTCGGTGCCCGCGCTGCGCACCGACCCGGCGCTCGCCGCCGAGTGGGAGCCCCGGCTGACGTCGGTGATCTACGACCGTGCCCTGCGGCCGCCCGGGCAGAAGCCCGGCGCGCTGTTCGGGATGGGGATGACCGAGAAGCAGGGCGGCAGCGACGTACGGGCGAACACGACGGCCGCGCGGCCGCTGGCCGAGGACGGCACCTACGCGCTGACCGGCCACAAGTGGTTCTGCTCGGCACCGATGTCGGACGCCTTCCTGGTGCTGGCGCAGGCGCCCGGCGGGCTGACCTGCTTCCTGGTGCCCCGGGTGCTGGAGGACGGCAGCCGCAACGTGTTCCTGCTCCAGAGGCTCAAGGACAAGCTGGGCAACCGCTCCAACGCCTCCGCCGAGGTCGAGTTCGACGGCACGTGGGCGCGCCGGGTCGGCGAGGAGGGGCAGGGGGTGCGCACCATCATCGGGATGGTGGCGGCGACCCGGCTGGACTGTGCGCTCGGCTCCGCGGGGCTGATGCGGCAGGCCGTGGCGCAGGCGGTGCACCACTGCGCGTACCGCGAGGCGTTCGGCGGGAAGCTCGCCGACAAGCCGCTGATGCGCAACGTGCTGGCCGATCTGGCGCTGGAGTCGGAGGCGGCGACCACGCTGGCGCTGCGGCTGGCGGCGGCGTACGACGACGGCGGCGAGCAGGAGCGGGCGCTGCTGCGGATCGCGGTGCCGGCGGCGAAGTACTGGGTGACCAAGCGGTGCGCGCCGGTCGCGGTGGAGGCGGCCGAGTGTCTCGGCGGCAACGGCTACGTCGAGGAGTCGGGGATGCCCCGGCTGGTGCGGGAGTCGCCGCTGAACTCGATCTGGGAGGGCGCGGGCAACGTGCAGGCGCTCGACGTGCTGCGGGCGCTGCGCCGGGAGCCGGCGGCGCTGGACGCGTATCTGCGGGAGGTCGGGAAGGCGCGCGGGGCGGACCACCGGCTGGACGCGGCGATCAAGGACCTGCTGACCGACCTGGCGGACCTGGAGGGCGTCGAGGGGCGGGCGCGGCGGCTGACGGAGCGGCTGGCGCTGGTGCTGCAGGGCTCGCTGCTGGTGCGGCACGCGCCGCCGGAGGTGGCGGACGCGTTCTGCGCGGGACGGCTGGGCGGCGACGCGGGATCCGCGTTCGGGACCCTGCCGTACACCCTGAACCTGGCATCGGTGGTGGAGCGGGCCCGCCCGCTGTCCTGA
- a CDS encoding YihY/virulence factor BrkB family protein, protein MQPASESPDAPSGRLHRARALYRNVSKRRTAWLLLKDTVNSCMEYRILGLAAEAAFFTLLSVPPLLLSLIGLLGYVDAWTGADTIQSVQRNLLDASRTVLSDRGVKEVAEPILRDVTKGGRPDVISLGFLIAVWSGSRAVNVFIETITVMYGLDGVRGIVKTRLLAFLLFIVALLIGSVALPLMVAGPDAVVDVVPWSTTVVQILYWPVVILLSVAFLTTLYHVSVPVRSPWIEDVPGALVALAMWVLGSFLLRIYLTSTVEGPTIYGSLAAPVAVLLWIGVSAFAVLVGAAVNAAIDRVWPAAATAAAREANERQRQAQVAEYVARTSASGEADPDMPSEFPERWSRFLPPEDVTARLRAHTKPSHPRGGNGPGHDDKRGD, encoded by the coding sequence GTGCAGCCAGCAAGTGAATCCCCAGACGCGCCCTCCGGTCGCCTCCACCGGGCCCGCGCCCTGTACCGGAACGTCTCCAAACGCAGGACGGCCTGGCTGCTGCTCAAGGACACCGTCAATTCGTGCATGGAGTACCGCATCCTGGGCCTGGCGGCAGAGGCGGCGTTCTTCACGCTGCTGTCCGTGCCCCCGCTGCTGCTCAGCCTGATCGGCCTGCTCGGCTACGTCGACGCGTGGACCGGCGCCGACACCATCCAGAGCGTGCAGCGCAACCTCCTCGACGCCTCCCGCACGGTGCTGTCCGACCGGGGCGTGAAGGAGGTCGCGGAGCCGATCCTGCGGGACGTGACCAAGGGCGGCCGCCCGGACGTGATCTCCCTCGGCTTCCTGATCGCCGTCTGGTCGGGCTCCCGCGCGGTGAACGTCTTCATCGAGACCATCACCGTCATGTACGGCCTCGACGGTGTGCGGGGCATCGTCAAGACCCGGCTGCTGGCCTTCCTGCTGTTCATCGTGGCCCTGCTGATCGGCTCGGTGGCGCTGCCGCTGATGGTCGCGGGACCGGACGCGGTCGTGGACGTGGTGCCGTGGTCGACGACGGTCGTCCAGATCCTCTACTGGCCGGTCGTGATCCTGCTGTCCGTGGCCTTCCTGACCACGCTGTACCACGTCTCCGTGCCGGTGCGCTCCCCGTGGATCGAGGACGTGCCCGGCGCGCTGGTCGCCCTCGCCATGTGGGTGCTCGGAAGCTTCCTGCTGCGCATCTACCTGACCAGCACCGTCGAGGGCCCCACCATCTACGGCTCCCTCGCGGCCCCCGTGGCCGTCCTGCTGTGGATCGGTGTGTCCGCCTTCGCCGTGCTGGTCGGCGCGGCCGTCAACGCGGCCATCGACCGGGTCTGGCCGGCCGCCGCCACCGCCGCGGCCCGCGAGGCCAACGAGCGGCAGCGGCAGGCACAGGTCGCCGAGTACGTCGCCCGCACGAGCGCGTCGGGGGAGGCGGACCCCGACATGCCCTCCGAGTTCCCCGAGCGCTGGTCGCGCTTCCTGCCCCCGGAGGACGTCACGGCCCGCCTGCGGGCCCACACCAAGCCCTCCCACCCGCGTGGCGGGAACGGCCCGGGCCACGACGACAAGCGCGGGGACTGA
- a CDS encoding NAD(P)H-binding protein has translation MDEKTDTKDMTLVVTGASGRTGRRVARAAEAAGTTVRPASRATGFDWEDRSTWADTLRGADAAYLVHPADVGAPGTAEAVGALADVAVRLGVRRLVLLSARGEDQALATEEALRASGADWTVVRAAWFAQNFSEGPLAQELRRGELVFPAGEVAEPFVDVRDIAEVVVAALADGNRYAGRTLSVTGPRLLTWAEAVAEIAAATGRPLTFRAVPADAYREALEGFGLPGEEAAFLTDVFATLLDGRNARVEDGVRQVLGREPRDFAGFVREEAAAGTWTA, from the coding sequence ATGGACGAGAAGACGGACACGAAGGACATGACCCTGGTCGTCACCGGCGCCTCGGGGCGTACCGGGAGGCGGGTGGCGCGGGCCGCGGAGGCGGCCGGAACGACGGTGCGGCCGGCGTCACGGGCGACCGGCTTCGACTGGGAGGACCGCTCGACGTGGGCGGACACCCTGCGCGGGGCGGACGCGGCCTATCTGGTCCACCCGGCCGACGTCGGCGCGCCCGGCACCGCCGAGGCGGTGGGCGCCCTGGCTGACGTCGCCGTGCGTCTGGGCGTGCGGCGGCTGGTGCTGCTGTCGGCGCGCGGCGAGGACCAGGCGCTCGCGACCGAGGAGGCGCTGCGGGCGTCCGGCGCGGACTGGACGGTCGTCCGGGCCGCCTGGTTCGCGCAGAACTTCAGCGAGGGGCCGCTGGCGCAGGAGCTGCGGCGCGGGGAGCTGGTGTTCCCGGCCGGTGAGGTGGCGGAGCCGTTCGTCGACGTGCGGGACATAGCGGAGGTGGTGGTGGCCGCGCTGGCGGACGGGAACCGGTACGCGGGACGGACGCTGAGCGTGACCGGTCCGCGGCTGCTCACCTGGGCGGAGGCGGTGGCGGAGATCGCGGCGGCCACGGGCCGGCCGCTGACGTTCCGGGCGGTGCCGGCGGACGCCTACCGGGAGGCGCTGGAGGGTTTCGGGCTGCCGGGCGAGGAGGCCGCGTTCCTCACGGACGTCTTCGCGACGCTGCTCGACGGGCGCAACGCGCGCGTGGAGGACGGGGTGCGGCAGGTGCTGGGCCGGGAGCCGCGGGACTTCGCCGGTTTCGTACGGGAGGAGGCGGCGGCCGGGACCTGGACGGCGTGA
- a CDS encoding AraC family transcriptional regulator codes for MDALTGLLEGPRARGAFMIRACFDPPWAVRVEDRAPLTVMLLVRGEAWLLPDQGERVRLRAGDLAVARGPDPYTCADHPDTAPQALILPGGACHYPDGRPLNGVMDLGVRTWGDRPDGETVLLIGTYQMRGEIGGRLLEALPPLLSLGADVWECPFTPFLMHEVTREAPGQEVVLDRLLDLLVIAALRAWFARPEAEPPAWYEALSDPVVGPVLRRVQDDPARPWTVAGLAAEAGVSRAALARRFTRLVGEPPMTYLTGWRLALAADRLRDTDDTIGAIARHVGYGSAFALSTAFKRAFGVSPQEWRGRAAA; via the coding sequence ATGGACGCGCTCACCGGTCTGCTGGAGGGTCCCCGCGCCCGCGGGGCGTTCATGATCCGGGCGTGCTTCGACCCGCCCTGGGCGGTACGGGTGGAGGACCGGGCCCCGCTGACGGTGATGCTGCTGGTGCGCGGCGAGGCGTGGCTGCTGCCGGACCAGGGGGAGCGGGTGCGCCTGCGTGCCGGGGACCTCGCCGTCGCCCGCGGCCCCGACCCGTACACCTGCGCCGACCACCCGGACACGGCACCGCAGGCGTTGATCCTGCCCGGCGGCGCATGCCACTACCCCGACGGGCGGCCCCTCAACGGCGTGATGGACCTCGGGGTGCGCACCTGGGGCGACCGTCCGGACGGGGAGACGGTGCTGCTGATCGGCACCTACCAGATGCGCGGCGAGATCGGCGGCCGGCTGCTGGAGGCGCTGCCGCCGCTGCTGTCCCTCGGCGCGGACGTGTGGGAGTGCCCGTTCACCCCGTTCCTCATGCACGAGGTCACGCGCGAGGCACCCGGCCAGGAGGTCGTCCTCGACCGGCTGCTCGACCTGCTGGTCATCGCCGCGCTCCGGGCCTGGTTCGCCCGCCCCGAGGCGGAGCCGCCCGCCTGGTACGAGGCCCTGTCCGACCCGGTCGTCGGCCCCGTGCTGCGGAGGGTGCAGGACGACCCGGCCCGCCCGTGGACGGTGGCCGGCCTCGCCGCCGAGGCGGGCGTCTCCCGCGCCGCGCTGGCCCGCCGCTTCACCCGCCTCGTCGGCGAACCCCCGATGACGTACCTCACCGGCTGGCGCCTCGCGCTGGCCGCCGACCGGCTGCGCGACACCGACGACACCATCGGCGCGATCGCCCGTCACGTCGGCTACGGCAGCGCCTTCGCCCTGTCGACGGCCTTCAAGCGGGCCTTCGGTGTCAGTCCGCAGGAATGGCGCGGCCGGGCCGCCGCGTAG
- a CDS encoding helix-turn-helix domain-containing protein has product MYRERASRLPGAVVWTSNPSGDGGSGRVLPDGCMDLLWHDGRLLVAGPDTRAHPVGEPSAWAGVRFRPGTAPPLLGVPAHELRDSRVDLADLWPTADVRRASARVHAADHPAQGLEEVALRLAAEAAPPDPVLGRLVTALAAGRPVAAAADELGLGARQLHRRSLTAFGYGPKTLARILRLRRALALARAGVPFAETAARAGYADQPHLSREVRSLTGVPLRELVPPAPHA; this is encoded by the coding sequence ATGTACAGGGAGCGGGCGTCCCGGCTGCCGGGAGCGGTGGTGTGGACCAGCAACCCGTCCGGTGACGGAGGTTCCGGCCGGGTGCTGCCCGACGGCTGCATGGACCTGCTGTGGCACGACGGACGTCTGCTGGTCGCCGGCCCCGACACCCGCGCGCACCCGGTCGGCGAGCCGAGCGCCTGGGCGGGCGTCCGCTTCCGCCCCGGCACCGCGCCCCCCCTGCTGGGCGTGCCCGCCCACGAACTGCGCGACAGCCGGGTGGACCTGGCCGACCTGTGGCCCACGGCGGACGTACGGCGCGCGAGCGCCCGCGTGCACGCGGCGGACCACCCGGCACAGGGGCTGGAGGAGGTCGCCCTGCGCCTGGCCGCCGAGGCCGCGCCGCCCGACCCTGTGCTGGGCCGTCTCGTCACCGCGCTCGCCGCGGGCCGCCCGGTCGCCGCCGCGGCCGACGAACTCGGCCTCGGTGCTCGCCAGTTGCACCGCAGGTCGCTCACGGCCTTCGGGTACGGCCCCAAGACCCTGGCCCGCATCCTCCGCCTGCGCCGCGCACTGGCCCTGGCCCGGGCAGGCGTCCCCTTCGCGGAGACGGCGGCCCGCGCCGGCTACGCCGACCAGCCTCATCTGTCCCGCGAGGTACGCAGCTTGACAGGGGTACCGCTGCGCGAGCTGGTGCCGCCCGCCCCGCACGCCTGA
- a CDS encoding DUF3885 domain-containing protein, translating into MGYKLRDPYRDVWVRFHSLPESKRYPEDEGEYDIVLGRYNTVLDELFAGEDVYVITPVRTAEAKVPPFQPEAGYWQSLLVNDDPDPEFRTYCHLFAARRPWQHGCLDGPLRDIADDRVAGVLITDTQVRRIHHPYDGGADVFLATPGERDRMRQRHADWLSSHPLGL; encoded by the coding sequence GTGGGGTACAAGCTCCGTGACCCGTACCGGGATGTCTGGGTACGCTTCCACAGCCTGCCGGAATCGAAGCGGTACCCGGAGGACGAGGGCGAGTACGACATCGTGCTGGGGCGGTACAACACGGTCCTTGACGAGTTGTTCGCCGGTGAAGACGTGTACGTGATCACACCGGTCCGGACGGCCGAAGCCAAGGTGCCCCCGTTCCAGCCCGAGGCCGGCTACTGGCAGAGCCTGCTGGTGAACGACGATCCTGATCCGGAGTTCCGCACCTACTGCCATCTCTTCGCCGCCCGCCGTCCCTGGCAACATGGCTGCCTTGACGGGCCGCTCCGGGACATCGCTGACGACAGGGTGGCGGGAGTCCTCATCACCGACACCCAGGTGCGCCGCATCCACCACCCCTACGACGGCGGCGCCGACGTCTTCCTCGCTACGCCCGGGGAACGGGATCGGATGCGCCAGCGGCATGCCGACTGGCTCTCAAGCCATCCGTTGGGGCTCTGA
- a CDS encoding VOC family protein, with product MSARFDAIGMVVSDMAASVAFYRRLGLVFPDGAETQGHVEAELRGGLRLLLDSEEVVRSFHPRWRAPSGEGRTSLAVRCDSPAEVDALFAGMVESGARAELKPWDAEWGQRYAVVLDPDGNGVDLFAPLSTGE from the coding sequence ACATGGCCGCCTCCGTCGCCTTCTACCGGCGCCTCGGGCTGGTGTTCCCCGACGGGGCCGAGACGCAGGGACACGTGGAAGCGGAACTGCGGGGCGGACTGCGGCTGTTGCTGGACAGCGAGGAGGTGGTCCGGTCCTTCCACCCGCGGTGGCGGGCACCGTCGGGCGAGGGCCGGACCTCCCTGGCCGTACGGTGCGACAGTCCCGCCGAGGTCGACGCGCTGTTCGCCGGGATGGTGGAGTCCGGCGCCCGCGCCGAGTTGAAGCCGTGGGACGCGGAGTGGGGACAGCGATACGCCGTCGTCCTCGACCCGGACGGCAACGGCGTGGACCTGTTCGCCCCACTGAGCACGGGCGAGTAG